In Desulfosporosinus youngiae DSM 17734, the genomic stretch ACGAGCAACCCATACTGGAGTTTAAAGGGGATGCGGGTACTATTCAGGGTAATTTTAGTTATGATTTTGAGTGTCCAGGCCGTAAATTTGGCGTTACGCATTCTGACGGGTTTAATGCAAGGAGATATAGCGAAAAGGATATGGCCTTAAATTATGGCGGTGTAGTACTCGGCTTTGGAACCATCATTCATGGGAGCAGTCCTATACCTTCAAAAGATGCTATTCATAAGCTTACCGTCAAATGGAATAACAAGCAGGAGACCTTTGAGTTAAAGGCTTTTGAGTAAGCAGCAGAAGTTGTAGTGTAAAAAATTCTCCAAAAATGTCTAAATACGTTTTACAATGTTTTACACCGCCGGTTCAATAATGAAGAACTCCTTCCATACTCCTCGGCAATAAAATCCATAAAGTAGCGGCTGGCAATGGGCAATACCTTCTTGTTTTTAAAAGCCAGGGAAATAGTGCGGACAATCGGCGGGGAGAGCTCCAGGGTGGCGATATGATAAGGGGACCTGCTGATGATTAATTTCGGCAGGATAGAGATCCCTAAGCCGCTTTCAATCATAGACATAATCGTATAGTCGTCATGAACACGGTATTGGATGTTGGGGTGGAGATCTTCCCGTTTAAAAAACTCCAAAGGCACGCTTAATTGCCCTTCATCCAAGAGGATATAGGCTTCATCCACCAAGTCCCGGAGAGAAATTTTCTCTTTGCGGGTTAAGGGGTGGTTTTGGGGCACGACCACCAGCATTTCGTCCTGCTGGAGGGGGATGGTCTTGAGTTCGGATACGGCTTGGGCATCGGGATTGACAAAGCCGAAATCCACGCTGCCTTCTTTAATCAACTGGGCAATGCTGGTGTACTCTCCCTGGTGAAGCTCAAAGCAGACGGAAGGGTACCTGGCTTTAAAATCCCTGATCAAATCAGGCAGCCAATTGCTGGAGACACTGGAGAAGGTGCCGATACGAACAATTCCTTTCTGCAGTCCTTGCATTTCCCGGTGTTTTTCTTCAAGCTCCCGGTGGGAATGATAGACAGCCTTGATATAGGGCAGAAATTCCTCGGCATCAGGCGTCAGGGTGATCCCTTTGCGTGAACGCAAAAAGAGCGTGGTGGAGAGTTCTTGCTCCAGGGCGCGGATCATCTGGCTGATGGCGGATTGGGTGTAACCCAGTTCCTCAGCGGCTTTGGTAAAGCTTCCTGTTTCCATAATTTTAATAAAAGCTTGATAGCGGTTCATATCCACCTCGAATACATTAGAAAAACTTATATATTCATTATGAAAATTCGTTTTACTTATGTCAAGAGGGGAGAGTATGATAAAAAGAAATGATGATTGATCAGAGGTAAGTTTCAATGAGCAACAAGATTATTCCCTGGAAAAACGGGATCAAAGACGGTATCCCCATCGCTCTCGGCTATTTCGCGGTTTCTTTTACCTTCGGCATTATGGCGAAGAAGGCCGGGCTGACGCCCTTTCAGGCCGTCTTCATGTCTGCGGCCAACCTGACCTCAGCCGGACAATTCGGAGCACTGGCTTTAATCGGAACTTCCGCCACTTATCTGGAAATGGCCCTGACCCAACTGGTCATAAATTTGCGCTACTGCCTGATGTCCTGCTCCCTATCCCAAAAATTTGAAACAACTGCCGGTTGGCCCCATCGCTTTCTGGTGGCCTTCGGCGTTACGGATGAAATATTCGGGGTATCCGTTTGCAAAGAAGGCAAACTGAATCCCTTTTACAATTACGGTTTGATGTGTGTCAGTATACCTGGCTGGATGCTGGGTACCTTTTGCGGGGCAGTATCAGGAGAAATTTTGCCGGCCAGGATCATCAGCGCCTTAAGCGTCGCCTTGTACGGGATGTTTATCGCTGTGATTGTCCCGCCGGCTAAGGGCAGCAAGCTGTTGACGGGAATCATTGTCTTATCCATGCTGCTGAGTTTGCTGTTTGCCCAACTGCCTATCCTAAATCAAATCTCCCAGGGATTCAAAATCATTATTTTGACGGTATTGATAGCAGGAATGGCAGCACTCCTGTTTCCGGTGAAGGAGGCTGCCCATGAGAGGTAATACCTATCTCTATATCCTGGTCATGGCGGGTGTTACCTATTTGATCAGACTCATTCCTTTGATTCTCATGCGTAAGGAAATCAAGAATGTGTATCTCAAATCCTTTCTGTACTATGTACCCTATGTCACCCTGGCGGTGATGACGTTTCCCGCGATCTTAAGCGCCACGGCAAGCCTGTGGTCAGCCCTGGCAGGATTCAGCGCGGCCTTAATCCTGGCCTACCGGGGCGGCAGTCTGTTCAAGGTTTCCATCCTGGCCTGTCTAACGGTCTTTATTATTGAGCTGATGGTGTGAACTATCCCCGCCACGTTTAGAACGTTTTCTTTACATTATTGACTTGAGGTATATAATCCATCCACAACGACAAAATAGTACTTAACTTATTATCGAAATTTCGATTCCAACAACATCATATTGTATCTGCTCATCCTTTGAATAATAAATGTCCATATCACTTGCTTTTGCTGTTGATAGGTCCCTTTCCGAATATCCACATTTTAGTAAAGGCAAAGACTTATACAGTTCTTCAAATGACGGATATCTATGAATAGACAGAACCTTGGTCAGTAATCTTTTTTCAATATCTTCCGTATTTATAAATTCGATTTCGTCACCAATATGGACGATTTGCCTTTTCTCATCATTGAGCCTCAACTCAATAGTTTTTTTGCCACTTTCAATTTTAGAAAATGGTGAAGGATTAATATCCATCTTATGCCTCATGTGAAACACCTCCGAAAATTCCTGTTTACATACATATAAAATTTATCATATAGCATTTTCCTCAACTTCACAATCACAACCACTTCGGGCCAAGTTGACCCGAAGTTCCTTTTTGCCCGGACAGCCTATATAATTGATAGAGTTTTTCAGAGTAATACTATTGAACAATAACGGATTTAAGTCCTTGGCAGTGAGCTTTACTCAACCCCTATGTCAGTTTCCTAAAGATTTCAGTCCAGGCTGCTTTACGACATATCGTGCCAAAGCCTCGTAGTGCTGGCGCGAACGAAAGAATGAGATAGTTGCTTCGCAGTCGTTGGATAAAGTGTAATACGTATTCCATCTAGGGTATAATCCAGTTATTAATATTTGTAAAAAAGGGTATATCCTTTGTTAGTTTCAAGCAACTAAAAAACCTTGCAGCTTATGCAGTTGCAAGGTTTTTTAGTTACAGAACAACCTAAAGGGCTTTTTTGCCTGTGATCAGATAACCTTTTTGTTATCCGGGCCGGGGGTAGTGACAATAACCTTTTCCGGGGTGATAATAAGCGCACCCTTGGCAGTCATAGCCCCTTTGAACATGTCCGAGACAAGCTTTTTGAACGTCTCCACAACAGGGCCCTCCGTCAGGTACTCGGCCTTGCCTTTGATCTGATATCCTTCCATGGTCGCTCCATTGCAGGCAGAAATGGCTATCTTACCATTTTCTTTAATGTTGGAAAGCGTGGTATCCAAAAATACATCACCTACCACTAGTTTGCCATCTTCGGTAACATCCTTGAAAGCTACTGGTACGGCATTCGGCTCATCCGAATATGTACCCAAAAACCACAGCTGCTCTTTGAGAAGCTTCACTACGTTTGCATTCATTTGAACGACCCCTCCTATATGATTTGCTCTTATTTGAGCTTAAGTAAAGTATAGGCAAGCTGCGGTGTGATTTGAAGATACCCGTAAATTTATGAGTTACTCATAAATTTCATAGTTACTAGCTTTTGCACAGTATGCCTTTTATAATTACGATACAGGAGGATGGTCAGCATGTATAAACCCAAGTTAGAAAAAGATATTCGCTGCCCACTGGAATATGGCTTGGACATTTTCGGCGGAAAATGGAAATCACGGATTATCTGTGTTCTGGCAGAGAAAGAGGTTCTGCGTTACAGCTCTCTGCGCAAGGAAATGACCAATATCACGGACGCGGTTTTGGCAACGACTTTAAAAGAGTTAATGGCGGACGGAATTGTTCAAAGACAGCCATTTGATGAAATTCCGCCGCGGGTAGAATATTGCCTGACGGATAAGGGAAGATCCGTTGTACCTATTTTGCAAAGCATTTGCAGATGGTCGGGGGCATACCACCGGGAGAACAGCGAGTATATCCTTTCCCAATGTCAAAAATGCGATTACAAATGCGATACCTAAACGGTTAGGGTGTGTAATGATTCCGGTACATTTTTGCACTGAA encodes the following:
- a CDS encoding LysR family transcriptional regulator translates to MNRYQAFIKIMETGSFTKAAEELGYTQSAISQMIRALEQELSTTLFLRSRKGITLTPDAEEFLPYIKAVYHSHRELEEKHREMQGLQKGIVRIGTFSSVSSNWLPDLIRDFKARYPSVCFELHQGEYTSIAQLIKEGSVDFGFVNPDAQAVSELKTIPLQQDEMLVVVPQNHPLTRKEKISLRDLVDEAYILLDEGQLSVPLEFFKREDLHPNIQYRVHDDYTIMSMIESGLGISILPKLIISRSPYHIATLELSPPIVRTISLAFKNKKVLPIASRYFMDFIAEEYGRSSSLLNRRCKTL
- a CDS encoding AzlC family ABC transporter permease; its protein translation is MSNKIIPWKNGIKDGIPIALGYFAVSFTFGIMAKKAGLTPFQAVFMSAANLTSAGQFGALALIGTSATYLEMALTQLVINLRYCLMSCSLSQKFETTAGWPHRFLVAFGVTDEIFGVSVCKEGKLNPFYNYGLMCVSIPGWMLGTFCGAVSGEILPARIISALSVALYGMFIAVIVPPAKGSKLLTGIIVLSMLLSLLFAQLPILNQISQGFKIIILTVLIAGMAALLFPVKEAAHER
- a CDS encoding AzlD domain-containing protein codes for the protein MRGNTYLYILVMAGVTYLIRLIPLILMRKEIKNVYLKSFLYYVPYVTLAVMTFPAILSATASLWSALAGFSAALILAYRGGSLFKVSILACLTVFIIELMV
- a CDS encoding ASCH domain-containing protein; translated protein: MRHKMDINPSPFSKIESGKKTIELRLNDEKRQIVHIGDEIEFINTEDIEKRLLTKVLSIHRYPSFEELYKSLPLLKCGYSERDLSTAKASDMDIYYSKDEQIQYDVVGIEISIIS
- a CDS encoding pyridoxamine 5'-phosphate oxidase family protein; amino-acid sequence: MNANVVKLLKEQLWFLGTYSDEPNAVPVAFKDVTEDGKLVVGDVFLDTTLSNIKENGKIAISACNGATMEGYQIKGKAEYLTEGPVVETFKKLVSDMFKGAMTAKGALIITPEKVIVTTPGPDNKKVI
- a CDS encoding winged helix-turn-helix transcriptional regulator — encoded protein: MYKPKLEKDIRCPLEYGLDIFGGKWKSRIICVLAEKEVLRYSSLRKEMTNITDAVLATTLKELMADGIVQRQPFDEIPPRVEYCLTDKGRSVVPILQSICRWSGAYHRENSEYILSQCQKCDYKCDT